One Lactobacillus sp. CBA3606 DNA window includes the following coding sequences:
- a CDS encoding VirD4-like conjugal transfer protein, CD1115 family, whose translation MNGTILGIVDKQIVYQNNSTKPNRNIFVVGGPGSYKTQSVVITNLFNETENSIVVTDPKGELYEKTAGIKLAQGYQVHVVNFANMAHSDRYNPFDYIQRDIQAETVATKIVQSENAEGKKDVWFSTQRQLLKALILFVMNHREPKERNLAGVTNILQKFDVEPDKDETDSPLDSLFLDLTMTDPARRAYELGFKKAKGEMKASIIESLLATVSKFVDAEVADFTGFSDFDLKEIGNDKVVLYVIIPVMDNTYESFINLFFSQLFDELYKLAADNHAKLPHQVDFILDEFVNLGKFPKYEEFLATCRGYGIGVTTICQTLTQLQALYGKDKAESILGNHAVKICLNAANDVTAKYFSDLLGKSTVKVETGSESTSHSKEESHSKSDSYSYTSRSLMTPDEIMRMPEDQSLLIFSNARPVKATKAFQFKLFPGADHLVNLSQNDYQGQPEASQETNFKNKVEKWKAELAKAKATRAKNDVKPEEEEDMQDELDQATKQQKSVQNENEDVDF comes from the coding sequence ATGAATGGGACAATTTTAGGAATCGTGGATAAACAAATTGTTTACCAAAATAACAGTACCAAACCCAACCGGAACATCTTTGTGGTTGGGGGCCCAGGATCGTATAAGACTCAATCAGTCGTGATTACCAACCTGTTTAACGAAACGGAGAACAGCATTGTCGTGACCGATCCAAAAGGGGAATTATACGAAAAGACGGCCGGTATCAAACTAGCCCAGGGTTATCAAGTACATGTCGTCAACTTTGCCAACATGGCGCACAGTGATCGCTACAATCCTTTTGATTATATTCAACGGGATATTCAAGCTGAAACCGTGGCAACAAAGATCGTCCAGAGTGAAAATGCCGAAGGTAAAAAAGACGTGTGGTTCAGTACCCAACGTCAGTTGCTGAAAGCCTTAATCTTATTTGTAATGAACCACAGAGAGCCAAAAGAACGCAACTTAGCAGGAGTTACCAACATTTTACAAAAGTTTGATGTTGAACCAGACAAAGATGAAACTGATAGCCCCCTAGATTCACTTTTCTTAGACTTAACCATGACTGATCCAGCTAGACGAGCTTATGAACTAGGTTTCAAAAAAGCCAAAGGAGAGATGAAAGCCAGTATCATTGAAAGCTTGTTAGCAACCGTCAGCAAGTTTGTTGACGCCGAAGTTGCCGACTTTACAGGATTTTCAGATTTCGATTTAAAAGAGATTGGCAACGACAAAGTTGTGCTGTACGTGATTATCCCCGTCATGGATAACACTTATGAAAGCTTCATCAATCTGTTTTTCTCACAATTATTTGATGAATTATACAAATTAGCGGCTGATAATCACGCTAAATTGCCCCACCAAGTGGACTTTATCCTTGATGAATTTGTCAATTTAGGAAAGTTTCCTAAGTACGAAGAGTTCCTAGCGACGTGTCGGGGATATGGTATTGGTGTGACGACTATTTGTCAGACGTTAACCCAGCTACAAGCCTTGTATGGCAAGGATAAGGCCGAGAGTATCTTAGGTAATCATGCGGTTAAAATTTGCTTGAATGCCGCTAATGATGTGACTGCGAAATACTTTAGCGATCTGTTAGGCAAATCAACGGTGAAAGTTGAAACCGGTAGTGAGAGTACCAGTCACAGCAAGGAAGAAAGCCACAGCAAGAGCGATAGTTACAGCTATACGAGCCGTTCGCTCATGACACCCGATGAAATTATGCGTATGCCCGAAGATCAGAGCTTATTAATTTTTAGTAATGCGCGACCAGTCAAAGCGACAAAAGCGTTCCAATTTAAACTATTTCCAGGAGCCGATCATTTGGTTAACTTGTCACAGAACGATTATCAAGGCCAACCAGAAGCCAGTCAAGAAACCAACTTTAAGAATAAAGTAGAAAAATGGAAAGCGGAGTTAGCAAAAGCCAAAGCTACAAGAGCAAAGAATGATGTAAAACCCGAAGAAGAAGAAGATATGCAAGACGAATTAGACCAGGCAACGAAACAACAAAAAAGCGTTCAAAACGAAAACGAAGATGTGGACTTTTAG
- a CDS encoding type II toxin-antitoxin system RelB/DinJ family antitoxin — protein sequence MAVKEKKRVQVQIDKELADNTEAVLSQLGLNPTTAINMFYKRIVANGALPFNVSLSEEERANLRFLKATKETPVTEFKDAKEVADWLNDPDED from the coding sequence ATGGCAGTTAAGGAAAAGAAACGCGTACAAGTCCAGATTGACAAAGAATTGGCAGATAATACCGAAGCCGTTTTAAGCCAGTTAGGTCTAAACCCAACTACCGCGATCAATATGTTTTATAAGCGGATTGTTGCTAATGGTGCCTTACCTTTTAATGTGTCTTTAAGCGAAGAAGAACGAGCTAATTTACGCTTTTTAAAGGCTACCAAAGAGACACCAGTCACCGAGTTCAAAGACGCTAAAGAGGTCGCTGATTGGCTCAATGATCCAGATGAGGACTAA
- a CDS encoding phage tail tip lysozyme — protein MGLAYEFQKKKVKFILYGIVGFFIAIILIIAGLTGDLEENCGDDTTSSQVTNLDNKGMEENAKNIYAHWKQKYGATPQAAAGILGVLQLESRLDPNSVNSSSGATGLAQWLGGRKDKLEDLAHKENKPATNLGVQLDYLDQELNSSYYASNKQIFKYTDVHKATKSWLMDYEGMSKNPEQWYLSQRYGYADHWYSVFGASDPVAGNTLDNASSGDLTELGCDSDPSYSGGSIVKNAESMKGDFYYVQTHPSPDLGSDLKNPSKTGGTDCSGFVWLALNKAGYKVPANMGWFTGTMASDAKGSHQYLKQISENDAKAGDIVIVNQGAGAGNNGHTAILLDKWQGKATKIIEQGGVGDKVNESTFGTAFYSLLNGSDVTLARPIKK, from the coding sequence ATGGGACTAGCCTATGAATTTCAAAAGAAAAAAGTCAAATTCATATTATATGGTATCGTAGGCTTTTTCATAGCAATTATATTGATAATTGCAGGATTAACAGGAGATTTAGAAGAAAATTGTGGAGATGATACCACATCAAGCCAAGTTACCAATTTAGACAATAAAGGTATGGAAGAAAATGCCAAAAATATCTATGCGCACTGGAAACAGAAGTATGGTGCGACCCCACAAGCGGCCGCTGGAATTTTAGGTGTTTTGCAACTAGAAAGTCGCCTTGATCCTAACTCTGTTAATTCAAGTTCGGGAGCTACTGGTTTAGCCCAATGGTTAGGTGGTCGGAAGGATAAGTTGGAAGACTTAGCCCACAAAGAAAACAAACCAGCGACGAATCTCGGCGTGCAGTTGGACTATCTCGATCAAGAATTGAACAGTAGTTACTATGCGTCAAACAAGCAGATATTTAAATATACAGATGTGCACAAAGCGACGAAATCCTGGTTAATGGATTATGAAGGCATGAGTAAGAACCCGGAACAATGGTATTTAAGCCAAAGATACGGGTATGCCGATCACTGGTATTCCGTGTTCGGGGCGAGTGATCCAGTGGCTGGTAATACTTTAGATAATGCGAGTTCGGGAGACCTGACCGAGCTAGGTTGCGATAGTGACCCAAGCTATTCCGGTGGGAGTATTGTTAAAAACGCGGAAAGTATGAAGGGCGACTTCTATTATGTTCAAACCCACCCCAGCCCCGATTTAGGCAGTGATTTAAAGAATCCCAGCAAAACTGGTGGAACTGATTGTTCAGGCTTTGTCTGGTTAGCGCTTAATAAAGCTGGTTACAAGGTACCGGCTAACATGGGCTGGTTTACCGGCACCATGGCAAGTGACGCCAAAGGCAGTCATCAATATCTGAAACAGATCAGTGAAAATGACGCCAAAGCCGGCGATATTGTGATTGTTAATCAAGGTGCCGGGGCCGGGAACAATGGGCACACCGCAATCTTGTTAGACAAGTGGCAAGGCAAAGCCACCAAAATCATTGAGCAAGGTGGTGTCGGCGACAAGGTTAACGAAAGCACATTTGGCACCGCGTTTTATAGCTTATTGAACGGTAGCGATGTGACGTTAGCCCGGCCAATCAAGAAGTAA
- the trsD gene encoding TrsD/TraD family conjugative transfer protein, whose product MRLKKNKTANKSARLDWDYQPPKINGGKETIDDMSLVVGMYGNYEVTKTGNLVGILEVSGINLDLLNETEQQDVFEDYGAFLMSTLGEGVDDTLQFLEPTIPVNMTAYLNGLKRRYLALQKDHPEQQFKIQLIASYLDHFTKVQESKNMTTKQHLLIVKVPIKDKSVKSLNLAVTHLDEKIEQIKRDIENALTDFDVTAKVLTSQEVQEILKNLINFNG is encoded by the coding sequence ATGCGTTTGAAGAAGAACAAAACCGCCAATAAATCAGCCAGGCTAGATTGGGATTACCAACCGCCCAAAATCAATGGTGGCAAAGAAACCATTGATGACATGAGCTTGGTGGTGGGTATGTATGGTAATTACGAAGTTACCAAAACGGGTAATCTCGTTGGCATTTTGGAAGTTAGTGGGATCAACCTTGATCTACTTAATGAAACCGAACAGCAAGACGTCTTTGAGGACTATGGCGCCTTTCTCATGAGTACGTTAGGCGAAGGGGTTGATGACACCTTACAGTTCTTAGAGCCGACAATTCCCGTCAATATGACAGCTTATCTCAATGGTCTCAAGCGGCGGTATCTCGCTTTACAAAAAGATCACCCCGAGCAACAGTTCAAAATCCAGCTCATAGCCAGTTATTTGGACCACTTTACTAAAGTCCAAGAATCCAAAAACATGACAACTAAGCAACATCTGCTAATCGTTAAGGTGCCAATTAAAGACAAAAGTGTTAAGAGCTTAAACCTAGCGGTCACTCATTTAGACGAAAAGATCGAACAGATTAAACGAGACATTGAAAATGCGTTAACGGATTTTGATGTGACGGCCAAAGTGTTGACTAGTCAAGAAGTCCAGGAGATCTTAAAGAACTTAATCAATTTCAATGGATAG
- a CDS encoding VirB4 family type IV secretion system protein, giving the protein MNFGDKVIDLFMPTKKEHNQGNSDQTGSKPKPEVEDFTELIDRDSLHSLFPFSWEQYPTYVQSGENFIRVLAIADYPKRVYGNWLSELKRKKGVIDIVQYIDSASNNSMITYYKKTIQNKEAQKLNTFDPYKKKILQNYIDSANMQLDKYLDNSTTFVYQHMLVYLRANSLAELDDLTENVKNTLIKLQMKPLVPVKATFQAFWSTMPINENLMSDYTYKESNTEVASSMFPFDDAEILDLKPRSDIEGVNKDTNSLIAVDMLDRNKTLNQNMVVIGTSGVGKTTYMIQKILRYAIQDYQIYIIDPENEYTKIVESLGGAVLHLTSNAKYKINPMQIFSEEILSADEAVTNLDELVKDKIQRLKGFFEVLKTGITQVELAILDDVVKQAYVNSGVLKYSRLKEIKDDQWPTLSNVYDELEKLADKDADKFNRVKDFYYILGSYTHGSNSLFDGHTNVNLKGKIISFDLKPLQSEQEVQSAAYLNTFQYLWDEITKDRHSRKKLFVDEFHFLTLHKAAATFFHQAYKRFRKYNAGAIAGTQQIQDVIEGTTDTGQNIGEAIIGNSYTKVFFGLDGKGVDDVITKLRMTFSDKEKKLLERRRQGEALMIYGSQRAFMKVELTEEELRLIDPEAYQEKYNRETAEQPDYQKRVVLTPSEIDALTTTEEEGGTLNE; this is encoded by the coding sequence ATGAATTTTGGTGATAAAGTCATTGACTTATTCATGCCAACTAAAAAAGAGCATAACCAAGGCAACAGCGACCAAACGGGTAGTAAGCCCAAACCGGAGGTTGAGGATTTTACCGAGCTGATTGATCGCGATAGCTTGCATTCACTATTCCCGTTTAGCTGGGAACAGTACCCCACCTACGTCCAGTCGGGCGAGAATTTTATTCGGGTGTTAGCGATTGCCGACTATCCTAAGCGGGTGTATGGCAACTGGTTATCGGAGTTAAAGCGCAAAAAAGGCGTTATCGATATTGTGCAATATATCGACAGCGCCAGTAACAATTCAATGATTACCTATTACAAGAAGACGATTCAAAACAAGGAAGCGCAGAAGTTAAATACGTTCGACCCGTATAAAAAGAAAATTCTGCAAAACTATATTGATTCAGCCAACATGCAACTAGATAAATACCTAGATAATTCTACCACATTTGTCTACCAACACATGCTAGTTTATTTACGGGCAAATAGTTTAGCAGAACTAGACGACTTAACCGAAAACGTTAAGAATACGTTGATTAAGTTGCAAATGAAACCTTTAGTACCAGTTAAAGCAACTTTCCAAGCTTTTTGGTCAACAATGCCGATTAATGAAAACTTAATGAGTGATTATACGTATAAGGAAAGCAATACCGAGGTTGCTAGCTCAATGTTTCCATTTGACGACGCAGAAATTCTAGACCTGAAACCAAGAAGTGATATTGAGGGTGTCAACAAGGACACAAATAGTTTAATTGCAGTTGATATGTTGGATCGTAACAAGACCTTGAACCAGAATATGGTTGTTATTGGTACTTCCGGTGTGGGTAAAACAACCTACATGATCCAGAAGATTTTAAGATATGCCATTCAAGACTATCAAATTTATATCATTGATCCAGAAAATGAATATACCAAAATTGTCGAATCCCTAGGTGGGGCAGTCCTGCACCTAACTTCTAATGCTAAGTACAAAATTAATCCAATGCAAATCTTTTCCGAGGAGATTTTGAGTGCTGATGAAGCCGTGACAAATCTTGATGAATTGGTAAAAGATAAAATTCAACGTCTGAAAGGTTTCTTTGAAGTCCTTAAAACCGGGATTACCCAAGTTGAGCTGGCAATCCTTGATGATGTCGTTAAACAAGCTTACGTCAACAGTGGCGTTTTGAAATATAGCCGCTTAAAAGAGATTAAAGACGATCAGTGGCCGACCTTATCCAATGTTTATGACGAGTTGGAAAAACTGGCAGATAAGGACGCCGACAAATTCAATCGGGTTAAAGACTTCTACTACATCTTAGGTAGTTATACCCATGGTTCTAACAGCCTATTTGACGGCCACACCAACGTCAACCTAAAGGGAAAGATCATTTCTTTTGATCTAAAACCCCTACAAAGTGAACAGGAAGTCCAATCAGCGGCTTATCTGAATACCTTCCAGTATTTGTGGGACGAAATCACCAAAGATCGGCATAGCCGCAAAAAGTTATTTGTTGATGAATTTCACTTTTTGACCTTGCACAAAGCGGCCGCCACCTTTTTCCACCAAGCATACAAGCGGTTTAGAAAGTACAATGCCGGAGCCATTGCCGGAACGCAGCAAATCCAAGATGTGATTGAGGGAACAACTGATACCGGGCAGAACATTGGTGAAGCCATTATTGGAAACTCCTACACCAAAGTATTCTTTGGTCTTGACGGTAAAGGCGTTGATGATGTGATTACCAAATTGCGTATGACGTTCTCGGATAAAGAAAAGAAGCTACTAGAACGCCGTAGGCAAGGTGAAGCCCTGATGATTTATGGTAGCCAACGTGCCTTTATGAAAGTCGAGTTGACCGAAGAAGAATTGCGGTTAATTGATCCCGAAGCTTACCAAGAAAAATACAACCGTGAGACAGCCGAACAACCGGATTATCAAAAGCGCGTGGTCTTAACACCTAGTGAGATTGACGCCTTAACCACTACCGAAGAGGAAGGAGGGACTTTAAATGAGTAA
- a CDS encoding thioredoxin family protein, with amino-acid sequence MTLIKKVSKVLAVIVVVLAVSVFAGHQYVNHVEKQRPVVTLAKHPKKVLFFYRDDCPDCQAIFHRIYWHNVISHNVVFINMNQSQNRHYIQQYQLTSVPTLIHGKQRYTGTNQKRIKQIVGD; translated from the coding sequence GTGACCTTGATTAAAAAAGTAAGCAAAGTCCTAGCGGTGATCGTGGTGGTTTTAGCCGTTAGCGTGTTTGCTGGTCATCAATACGTCAATCACGTGGAAAAACAGCGGCCAGTTGTGACGCTGGCTAAGCACCCTAAAAAAGTGTTGTTCTTCTATCGCGATGATTGCCCGGATTGCCAAGCTATTTTTCACCGAATCTATTGGCACAACGTCATTAGCCATAACGTTGTTTTTATTAACATGAATCAATCGCAGAATCGGCATTACATTCAGCAATATCAATTAACGTCAGTCCCAACCTTGATCCATGGCAAGCAACGGTACACCGGCACTAACCAAAAAAGGATTAAACAGATAGTAGGTGATTAG
- a CDS encoding CagC family type IV secretion system protein encodes MKFSKVKALATTGATTIYLGLMNAQVVFAADGGEVKSKLTQAGKTIQGILTGLVVLVGICVALFIIIKRMPDADDPREKSEVYHAVGRVAGLVALAAAIIWILPWVYSLFT; translated from the coding sequence ATGAAGTTCAGCAAAGTAAAAGCGTTAGCAACTACTGGAGCCACCACAATTTACTTGGGATTGATGAACGCTCAGGTCGTCTTTGCCGCAGACGGTGGCGAAGTTAAAAGTAAGTTAACTCAAGCTGGTAAGACGATTCAAGGTATTTTAACCGGGTTAGTCGTTTTAGTCGGGATTTGTGTCGCACTATTTATTATTATCAAAAGAATGCCTGACGCAGACGACCCGCGGGAAAAATCAGAAGTTTACCACGCGGTTGGTCGAGTAGCTGGTTTAGTTGCCTTGGCGGCGGCCATTATCTGGATCTTACCTTGGGTTTACAGTCTATTTACCTAA
- a CDS encoding conjugal transfer protein, translating to MKDKLLNSIKASWPYLLTLIIGLYLAEILAGSVMALSRYKLTFADHMPTVLKQLALHPWHYYNLYLGQKNPVLIIVSVAVILYTIYFALKRNSKHKAWETADTETHGSATWGDLKELSDHYFSINAKDLTTAFNRSTTTEILEALTKQETQSKTGK from the coding sequence ATGAAAGACAAATTATTAAACAGCATTAAAGCTAGTTGGCCGTATTTACTAACACTAATCATTGGCTTGTATTTAGCGGAGATTTTAGCTGGCTCTGTCATGGCCTTGTCGCGCTATAAACTAACTTTTGCGGATCATATGCCAACGGTGTTAAAACAATTAGCTTTACACCCCTGGCATTATTACAACTTGTATTTGGGCCAAAAGAACCCAGTACTAATTATTGTCAGTGTCGCCGTGATCCTATACACCATCTATTTTGCCTTGAAACGAAATAGCAAACATAAAGCGTGGGAAACTGCGGACACTGAAACCCACGGGAGTGCGACCTGGGGTGATCTAAAAGAGTTGAGTGACCATTACTTTAGTATCAATGCCAAAGACCTCACCACAGCATTTAACAGGAGCACCACAACAGAAATATTAGAGGCATTAACAAAACAAGAAACACAATCCAAGACAGGCAAGTGA
- the mobQ gene encoding MobQ family relaxase, translating into MAIFHMSFQNISAGKMRSAVASASYRSGEKLFDQKEGRSYFYGRSVMPESFILTPKNAPEWASDREKLWNEVERKDRRANSRYAKEFNVALPVELSEDEQKELLTKYVQENFVDDGMVADVAIHRDHPDNPHAHVMLTNRPFNPDGTWGIKSRKEYILDEKGNKTYTKSGYARNRKIWLTDWDKKEKITEWRHNWATAVNQVLEAKNLPDRISEKSYEEQGIDEVATQHEGINSQKEKRQEFNQNVKQQRQAKAEAKNANEKIHNERRMQTLQRHYSFDEKRLVAQLSNRLKTFVSLENLDEKQRMLFNWKNSAMIKQAVGEDVTKQLVTITQQEKSLSEANQLLDKVVNRTVSKLYPDVDFEQITMAEKRELVKETDSEQRVFTGDELKDRLAMIRTNIINQQVLTFTKRPFASWLMLEKQEQRAKETISDILANKGYQLADIKRTKGTLLSDFDEKQQAVLKKNIKELSAINETKQVVDTQYNNVLSKTFPDMSLDQVKMTEKERLYTAVVYYNPELKSLEKRDLDQLRNNPPVQFTTQEHAQGLAYLSGQVKSDEIQNANLLRVLKNRGTQQLFIGEAGQDKKISAKQLEQAKQAVKQHNQKNDDFRKENMPDYRAVNYNENTPANYMNKLLSDTLMSLLYENGQDHELNRQKKAQKELEYELDKKKRQHQKHSRHSGTIHR; encoded by the coding sequence ATGGCAATTTTCCATATGAGTTTTCAAAATATAAGCGCAGGAAAAATGCGTAGTGCTGTTGCTAGTGCGAGTTATAGAAGTGGTGAAAAGTTATTCGATCAAAAAGAAGGTCGAAGCTATTTTTATGGTCGGTCAGTCATGCCAGAAAGCTTTATTTTGACACCAAAGAATGCGCCAGAATGGGCGAGTGATAGAGAGAAATTATGGAATGAAGTCGAAAGAAAAGATCGGCGAGCAAATTCACGCTATGCAAAAGAGTTTAACGTGGCTTTACCAGTTGAATTAAGTGAAGACGAACAGAAAGAATTATTGACAAAATATGTACAAGAAAATTTTGTTGATGATGGTATGGTAGCCGATGTGGCAATTCATCGCGATCACCCAGATAATCCACACGCTCATGTGATGTTAACTAACCGTCCATTTAACCCAGACGGAACGTGGGGAATTAAAAGTAGAAAAGAATATATATTAGATGAAAAAGGGAATAAAACATATACAAAAAGTGGGTATGCAAGAAATAGAAAAATATGGCTAACTGATTGGGATAAAAAAGAAAAAATAACTGAATGGCGTCACAATTGGGCTACCGCTGTTAATCAAGTTTTAGAAGCTAAAAATTTACCAGACCGTATTAGTGAAAAATCATATGAAGAACAAGGAATTGATGAAGTGGCAACACAACACGAGGGTATCAATTCACAGAAAGAAAAACGCCAAGAATTTAATCAAAATGTTAAGCAACAACGACAAGCAAAAGCAGAAGCAAAAAATGCTAATGAAAAAATCCATAATGAACGCCGTATGCAAACCTTACAGCGCCATTATTCATTTGATGAAAAACGACTGGTTGCACAGTTAAGTAATCGACTAAAAACATTTGTTAGCTTAGAGAACCTAGATGAGAAACAACGTATGCTGTTTAATTGGAAAAATAGTGCCATGATTAAGCAAGCAGTAGGGGAAGATGTGACTAAACAATTAGTTACAATTACACAACAAGAAAAGTCACTATCAGAAGCCAATCAATTATTGGATAAAGTCGTTAATCGAACCGTTTCAAAACTTTATCCTGACGTTGATTTTGAGCAAATAACAATGGCAGAAAAACGGGAGTTAGTTAAGGAGACGGACAGCGAACAAAGGGTATTTACAGGAGATGAACTAAAAGACCGTTTAGCCATGATAAGAACAAACATTATCAACCAACAGGTTCTGACGTTTACAAAGCGCCCATTTGCTAGTTGGTTAATGCTTGAAAAACAAGAACAGCGAGCTAAGGAAACTATTAGTGATATTTTGGCTAATAAAGGTTACCAACTAGCAGATATTAAGCGTACAAAAGGTACTCTGTTAAGTGACTTTGATGAGAAACAACAAGCTGTTTTAAAGAAGAATATCAAAGAACTTTCAGCAATAAATGAGACTAAACAAGTGGTTGATACGCAATATAACAACGTATTAAGTAAGACTTTCCCTGATATGAGCCTTGATCAAGTCAAAATGACTGAAAAAGAACGCCTATATACAGCAGTTGTTTATTATAATCCTGAACTTAAATCACTCGAAAAGCGTGATTTAGATCAGTTGAGAAATAATCCGCCTGTTCAATTCACGACCCAGGAACATGCCCAGGGACTTGCTTATCTAAGCGGACAGGTTAAATCTGATGAGATTCAAAACGCTAATTTGTTACGTGTATTGAAGAATAGGGGGACACAACAGTTATTCATTGGGGAAGCAGGACAAGATAAAAAGATTTCTGCTAAGCAACTTGAGCAGGCTAAGCAGGCAGTAAAGCAACATAATCAAAAGAATGATGATTTCCGAAAAGAGAATATGCCTGATTATCGAGCCGTTAATTATAACGAAAATACCCCAGCAAACTATATGAACAAATTATTGTCAGATACCTTAATGAGCTTACTTTACGAGAATGGACAAGACCACGAACTTAACAGACAAAAGAAAGCACAAAAAGAATTAGAATACGAACTGGATAAAAAGAAGCGTCAACATCAGAAGCACAGTCGCCACAGTGGCACAATCCATAGATAG
- a CDS encoding type VII secretion protein EssB/YukC: MSKSNQLLNIEVGTFKRLGNKLILELNHNQFRYDQLSELNELKQADSNFLQLVNVVEQDQKVVLTYTLPDKVRSLKELPQENKAIRAAIAKKIMAQKVVADSQYHIALNPANLWYYPMQHVWYAYRANELMPYDDKHSNLAKYKALILFCLTGTPYERLLSNPKEALAKHPDDYLQQVAKATSLNELTEVVNSIEDFVSYHEWQEVETAQQKTKQRLWLSVAGVAIVAVLAVGLVHKSDERKYQSLADQSQTQVTRLKYSNQIQMALNNHQWSKAKKAMQKANYSETRQAQTFLKHKQYQQALNVDPSQLNKIINTAYDNKDSSQVADWQLPTKATSKQKDQLKLEKAIVNYDTNTLNNQLSFTTNADVLLRMGQAFLAHNDTQDAQTVQTKLAGVNSPKAKYLKALLSLNAAKNEVSDAQKKLDDANKIDGSKDKDKDKKVDSAKSDLKNAQSDQSAAQDKVDKAKQKVGA, translated from the coding sequence ATGAGTAAATCAAATCAGTTATTAAATATCGAAGTTGGGACTTTCAAACGACTGGGGAACAAGTTAATTCTCGAACTCAATCACAATCAGTTTCGATATGACCAGTTGAGTGAGCTAAACGAATTAAAGCAAGCTGATTCCAATTTCTTACAGTTGGTTAACGTGGTTGAGCAAGATCAGAAGGTCGTTTTAACTTATACCTTGCCAGATAAGGTCAGATCATTAAAGGAATTACCGCAGGAAAATAAGGCGATCCGGGCAGCCATTGCCAAGAAAATTATGGCGCAAAAGGTGGTTGCTGATAGCCAGTATCACATTGCGTTGAACCCAGCTAACCTCTGGTATTACCCCATGCAACATGTTTGGTACGCCTATCGGGCAAATGAACTCATGCCCTATGATGACAAGCACAGCAATTTAGCTAAATACAAAGCGCTGATTCTATTTTGTTTGACGGGGACGCCCTATGAACGGCTACTAAGCAATCCTAAAGAAGCCCTAGCTAAACACCCGGACGACTATTTACAACAAGTAGCTAAAGCTACGTCGTTAAATGAGTTAACGGAAGTGGTTAACAGCATTGAGGACTTTGTGAGCTATCACGAATGGCAGGAAGTTGAAACGGCCCAGCAGAAAACCAAACAACGTTTATGGTTGAGCGTGGCCGGGGTGGCGATTGTGGCCGTTTTGGCCGTCGGCTTAGTCCATAAAAGTGACGAACGAAAGTATCAATCTCTAGCCGACCAAAGTCAAACCCAAGTTACTCGGTTAAAATACAGTAACCAAATTCAAATGGCCTTAAACAATCATCAATGGTCAAAAGCCAAGAAAGCTATGCAAAAAGCCAATTATAGTGAGACCCGTCAGGCTCAAACATTCTTGAAACACAAACAATACCAGCAAGCCTTGAATGTTGACCCAAGTCAGTTGAACAAAATTATAAATACTGCTTACGACAACAAAGATAGCAGTCAAGTGGCCGATTGGCAGTTACCAACTAAGGCGACGAGTAAGCAAAAAGATCAATTGAAACTCGAAAAAGCGATTGTTAATTATGATACCAATACGCTTAATAACCAATTATCCTTTACGACGAACGCTGATGTTTTATTGAGAATGGGACAAGCTTTCCTCGCCCATAATGATACGCAAGACGCCCAGACCGTCCAAACCAAATTAGCCGGTGTGAATAGTCCTAAAGCTAAGTATTTGAAAGCCCTGTTAAGTCTCAATGCCGCTAAGAACGAAGTTAGTGACGCCCAAAAGAAGTTAGATGACGCCAACAAGATTGATGGCAGTAAAGATAAGGACAAAGACAAGAAGGTGGATTCGGCTAAGTCGGACTTAAAGAACGCGCAGAGTGACCAATCAGCAGCGCAAGATAAAGTTGATAAGGCAAAGCAAAAAGTAGGTGCTTAA